One window from the genome of Spirochaetota bacterium encodes:
- a CDS encoding lysophospholipid acyltransferase family protein: MNPVIRKGYTYMAWLFIGVDTAFWGTISLFSWFVSPKGNLAHFCMQNWSKNILWFCGIRYQVEGLENISKDKVQIFASNHQSFFDVWLLSAIIPVKFGWTAKKELFKIPFMGWHMTLSGYIPIDRKNRERAIESMKLAAIKIRKGNRIMIFPEGTRSRTGVLQPFKKGLFYLCIETGVPIVPIYIHGTYQRLKPESGDINPGKVYVLVGKEMPTSDYTVDTIEQAMEDLRQRILALQNECLQRYGEAV; this comes from the coding sequence ATGAATCCAGTGATACGCAAGGGTTACACGTATATGGCGTGGCTTTTCATTGGTGTTGATACCGCTTTTTGGGGAACTATCTCCCTTTTTTCCTGGTTTGTAAGCCCAAAGGGTAACCTGGCGCACTTCTGCATGCAGAACTGGTCAAAAAATATACTCTGGTTTTGCGGCATTCGCTATCAGGTTGAAGGTCTTGAAAATATTTCTAAAGATAAAGTTCAGATATTTGCATCAAACCATCAGAGCTTTTTTGATGTATGGTTGCTCAGTGCTATTATACCAGTAAAGTTTGGCTGGACAGCAAAAAAGGAGCTTTTCAAGATCCCATTTATGGGATGGCACATGACGTTAAGTGGCTACATCCCTATTGACAGAAAAAACAGGGAGCGGGCAATTGAAAGCATGAAATTGGCTGCCATTAAAATACGGAAAGGTAATCGCATCATGATATTTCCTGAAGGTACACGCAGCCGCACAGGAGTATTACAGCCGTTTAAAAAAGGCTTGTTTTATTTATGCATTGAAACAGGAGTGCCGATAGTTCCTATTTATATACACGGTACCTATCAGCGGCTTAAACCTGAGTCAGGTGATATTAATCCCGGGAAGGTATATGTGCTTGTTGGCAAAGAGATGCCAACCAGTGATTATACCGTTGATACCATTGAGCAGGCAATGGAAGATTTACGCC